A segment of the Corylus avellana chromosome ca2, CavTom2PMs-1.0 genome:
GTATATACACCTATACACTAATACACACCATTCTATAGCTTGATGCCAAGAATCTCACCAGCACAGAACAAATGACAAAGCAGATGTCGGCCTGGTATGAAATTACCTGAATTTGGCAGCTCAGGAGTCACTCAAAGAAGGAAGAAATTGTAATTAATATGATAAGTTATCAAGGCTCATGCTTTTCTTCCATCTGAGCCAAGTTGATAAGTCTGAAATCAAATTTGTTGTAgaaaaagagataagaaataatGGTGAATTGAAAATTTGACGCTTAACAGATGGTTTATGTAAAAAGGTCAAAAGAACTTATCTCAAAAAAATGTTCAATAGCTCTAAGTCAAAGGCACTTCATTCTCCCATAAGAACAAGATGGAGGATGGCATGGGTTCAAGACGCACTGGGTGCTTGTGTAATTTATcatttggaaaaacaaaaaaccaaaataaataaataaataataaactgTCAAGAATAGGGGCTGATTAAGTCTAGGCCTAACACGTTTTGTAAAAGCTGAGTCCATAAACCCTTAATGTGCATCTTCATGTGTTCTTACACCTTTCAGGAAAGTTTTGATTATGTATGTAGGTTTTTGGGATTAACGATTTTTGGCGCCCTGACTAACATGCCAAGTTTCTTGTAGTGATGAACACTGGCCTCAGTATAATTCTGGCTGCAATATTCCAAAGAATAGTCCTTTGCTTGAGGTCTCTTCTCTTTTAATTTGGCTGTCTGGCTTGGATCTCCTAGGgatttatctattgatttatttCTACCCTCTCCTTTGGGATTTTAGGCAGAAGCTGAGAAGGTGTTGGTACAAAAGTTAATCCACCTGGGTTACCCAAGGCCGTAGGCAGAAGGATTGTCCTCATAGCAAGGGCCCTGGCAAGGCAAACCTGCTATATATGAAAGTATGAAACACATCCATGGTTATAGACTATAGTCCAAAAATAGGAGTTTAAGAGTCCAAACCTTTCAGggtgttatatattatatttagacaaaataatatataacacATCATACTTTGATAAAGACATTGTGGCAAACTGATTCTCATAATTCTTCCTTGTGCCCATAATTTGATCCACTAacccaaatggccaaaaaatcAGCACCCAAGATgggtgaaaaatacaaaatggggGAATTAGGGGAGAGAGGAGGAAGGTGAGCGTCATCTAATTTCATGAGCTGCTCATTGTCATCATTTGCCTTGGGGATTGGTAATGTGCAGTGAAATAGTTTTCCATGCTTACATCCTTCATCTTGAAGAGCTGCCaccaaaaacaaacaccatTTGTCAGTTATCACCTGCTGAGAAAGGCTGGAGGGAGggcatatttaataaaaatgacaCTAACCCTTAGGCTTCGATTGCCATGTTGAGAGACAACATATTTAGCAATATCACAGGAAATTATATATCCATGCCCATTGGCATAAAGAGGATATACTTCATCCGGTCACTCCTGTTACATTACAAGATTCCTTCAGATATAGTAGGAACAATGCAAAGAGATCAAACAGGTCttatacaaatgaaaaaagaaactttACAAATCAGAACAAAACAAGACAATAAGAAGCTCGAGATACTATGAGAAGAAATTATTCCTCTTCCTTTTTATTATCCTACTTCCAAGCAATCAAATGTATGAGGCTTCCAAAATTATCTGATTGATGAAAGGAGCTCCATGagaaatcaaaaacccaaaagacaGAACCAAGTTAAAATAGAATTTCGAAGCATAGCAAGCAACAAGTTCAAATTTACACAAATGCAACCCCACCAACATACCTCATGTGTGACAGCCCATTTTCCACTTCGGACAGGGTGATGCAAGAGATTGAGATTGTCCATATAAAGGGACTTATTAGGCTTTATAACATCTCTAGTATGAGTATGAATTTATATACACATAAATTCTTGGTCTTCATGTTAACACtatcattaatttatatatacataatgaCATCTCTGGTATGAATTTCCCATCATTCCTGACCAAAATGCTTCAGTTAAGTCCGAAGTCAAATTCGTTGCAGAAAAGATAAGAAATAATGGTGAATTGAAAATTTGACGCTTAACAGATGGTTTATGCCGAAAAAGGTCAAAAGAACTTGCCCAAAAAGGGTCACACTGTGTGATTGTGTCATTTATCAattggaaaaaggaaaaaactataagaaaaaatatataaaataaaataaaataaaaaaatccatcaAGAAGAGAGGCAAATTAAGTCTAGGTCTAACAAGTTCTGCAAAAGCTGAGTCTATAATCCCTTTATAGGGCATCTTGGTGTGTTCTTGCACTGTTTCAGGACCACAGGCATGCCTTATATCCTCTTATTCCCTCACAGTTCTATcagtttgtttaaatttatGCTGGAAATAAATGCTAGAAATGTTGTTTTGCTGAGATCAACTAATTTTCTGTTAAAGACACCGCCAGACAGCCCTTTGGGCAGCATAAGATCTTCATGCTACACTTTTGTGGGTCTAATGAAACTTACATGCTATAGTATAGCACAAGGTTACTTATCATGATGATTGTAATCCTGGAAAGCTTTATTCTCAAAGAATTTGCATAATGGAAATAATGACAAGCTTATTCAATTAATTTCCTAGAAGGTTAACGAGCATTTGAATAACTTCAAGATCAACATGTCTATCTGATACTGTGGCAATCAAAATGGTAATACGCAATCAAAAAGGCAGTAAAAGAAGACTCACGCACCCTAtaacaacaagaaaatatctcctgaatattaattgaaaatgaattCAAATTACATAAAGGGCTGCCACCCATCTatgtgagagagaagaaaacaatctaaacaaaaacaaatatttaaaaaaaaagaaaaaagaaagagtaaaacATTAATGTTACGTTTGGTAGGAAGGTGGAATGAAATAGCTTTGGAATAGGCATTCCCTCATGAGCAATAGGAATGACTATTCcaatgctattttatttttttttgataagtattccAATGCTATTTTATTCAACCTTCTTCTATTCCTAATAAAAGCTATTCCATTTTTTCTAATGGAATAGCCATTTCGCGTACCAAACATAACATAAGTATTTAAAGATCATAAATCGATAAGAGTATCCATGTTCTTATAACAGAACAGTTTTGGCGCCAGTAGCACCAAATACTGcgacttccaaaaaaaaaaaaaggggcacCAAATACCATTGCTTACACATGAAACATGACCAAATGTCACAACTGATTATTAATCAACaatcaaatctttctttttggtaGAAAAAATCTGCAATTAACCTGTAATTCCATTACAAAGTGAATCTAGCATACAGCAGTGACCATCTTATGGAACTATTAAGTTTGGATAAAAGAAGGTTGAGTACAGCAAATTGGATAAGGAGGAACTCTGTGCATACATGGCAAGTAACTGAACTACATTAGTATGATGCTTCATTAATCTACAGTCAAATTCATGGCTGCTTTTTTCTCCTATGGATGACGAAAAAGCCATTAACGAATGATTTCAGTTCAAGTAAAGCTAGAAAGACGGTACATAGAAGAGTAGCAGAAGTATAAGTAAACAAACATATTGACAAGCAAGAACCTTTTCCGAGCTGGATGACTGGAACTCTTCCCAATATCTCTTGAAGTCCAGTTCCAATTCATGTTTGTCTCTGCTTTCACAAGAAAAATGGTCATCATCTGCTTTCATCCCTACACATGCAGATCAAAAGAAGCTTAATACCTTCTAGCAGCATATCCACACCTCCATGCACGGTGAAATACGCTAAACATCATTAAATGGTTAGCCCATTGTTAATCTTGCTTAAGATCCATATACTGTCAAACATGTTAATGTAAAAAATGCTTTGACTACCGGTGATAAGTTGCAACAATGGGGTTTTAATGGTGATGCTCATTGTAGTTTCTGCAGAAGTGGAATAGAGGACTGAGAGcatctattttttctttgtggATTCAGTAAAATAGTGTGGAAGTCATGTTATGCTGAAGTGTAATTTGACAAATCCTCCCATCAGCTGAGATGATTTTATCTCCGTGGGGATCTAGCAAAATGACACTCTCCCACTAACAATTCCAAACCCTCTATTCAACCCCATCGCTGTGCCTAAACCACTTCCAGCAGTATGGCTTTGAGGAGGGTTTGAACTCCAAAAGGGTCTTACCCCTCTTCTACTTCTACTATTTAACACATGTTTCTTCCTGAATTTTTGATAAGGCATATGCATCAACCAGATTTTTAGAATTAAACAGCCTAATAAGTAGTCAGACCCCCAAGAAAACAACTTAATTTGTGAGTTTCAGACAATCCATAAACTCTATTGGCTAAAATTTCGAACAGAGTTTTGTATTCCTCCACTTAACCTACATGCTTCAGTTTAGCCAATGATTCCAAGGGATCATCATAGGATCCGTTCCCAAAACTACCTTGCAGGGCCTTAACAAAATCTTCCCAACTACCAAAACATCTAATAGCATCTATTTCTTGAAACCAGATTAGGGCCTTACCTTCCATATGAAATGAAGCAACTGTAAGCCTCTGCTGTACTGGAGTATTGTAGTAGTTGAAAAATTGTGATGCCTCATAACACCAACTCACCATCAAACCTTGGGAATTCTAAGCAAATTGATCTTGCGTGAATACCATCACCTCCACTGTTGCCCTCATGGTAAGAATGCCCCCATACCACTACAACTGTTACCATTGTTGCCATTATTATTGCCATTATCCTTTTGATTTAAGACTGACATCTAGCTCCAACGGTGGTTTTGGCTCCGGCTCTAACTGTGGTTCTGACTTCGACGGTTGTTCTGGCTCCAACTCCAACGGCGGTTCTAGCTCTGTCGGTGGTTCTGGCTCCAGCTCCAACAGTGGTTCTAGCTCCGCCGGTTCGGCGTTAGCAGCTCTTCTCCTTCGTAGAAGAATAAAAGACTATTTTATTCTACATTCTTCTATTCTTAAAGTCATGATACACAGCACACGCATTCTTAGAGTCGTGATACACAGCACACGGCGTGCTCTTTTACTTCACCCCTATTCTTAATAGTCATTTAACATACAAAATTTACCcttagaaatataatttttttgggccaggCAAATATGCAacaaaaagttttcttttagtCCAAAATGAAAGTTCTTGCAACTGtatcataaataataaaaaaaaataaagatagatTTCATGTTGAACAAAGTCTCATCAGCCAGTAATAGAGTTTGGCAAAGTCTCAACATCAAAGACAAAAGGAGTCGCACCTTAAACAGAAAAATCTCATCTCTTATAAAAGTATCTCACACAGATTATAATTCAccattcatttaaaaattattacaaaagaACATTTAAATAGACTGACAaaaatcctaaccctaatttGACAGACTTTGAGCTAAGCCCATTATAGAATTACAGAATAACTTAAAACTTTGGGTCAAACctattattgaattacaaataaaactaataatctaaataaaactaaaagaccaaattctttatttttcatcctGCATCAGAGAAACAGAAAAGATCACTCAAGTAATAAATTAATAGTAGATGGCACCTCTGGACccaaaattttgagaatttgCTCTTGTTTGATTCCATCTTTGTGTATGTCCATGCATTCACCGTCGCCTGAATAAAGTGTTATTTCTCGAACAATTCTCATCTTCTCTAGAAGAAGAGcatttttttagcaaaagtaCCGCAAGGTCAAATTGAATTGGATAACCACAAAATCCACGTAGCTCCACTTCCTTGAGACGCTGATgttgacaatatttttttttttgtaagtacaaTAAAAACGAACAAGAGATTACAACATAGGAGGGCTGGgaaacccaaacaaaaagaCCCTAAACCACCCTAACAGAACAGGTAAACAGAAATTAAAAGGCAATGCAGCAAACAAATACCGTGGACCTATATTTTCTTGATACGAAGACCAAAAAAGAGGACCACCAAAAGAGGCAGTCATATATGGTGTGACAAAGGCACAACCAAAAGGGCAAGAAAGGAGCACAGAACTGGAAAAGTTCCACAAACCTCCCCCAACCCCACAAGAATCGAAGGTGGCAGGGACtcaaaaatacagggaaaagaacagaacaaaaacaaaatcagcaTAAAGAAAGTACAAAACCCAGAACAAACTGATTAGtagtgttttttcttcttctaataatTAGTAGTGTTTGTCATATAAGCTAATCTAGTATGAAAGCCATTTCTGGTCTGGCCTTTGTTAAAATGTAAAATGATACAATTCATTACTGGCAGTGCCATAATAACTATGCcttttaatttgataaacaCAATCAAATGGAAACATGAATTATCTGCAATTGCTTGATGAGTTTTTATGTGGGGGTGTATGCAACTGTACAAACCACGTTCACATGAACCATTCAAATATATATCAGCATGGTCTGGAACTTTTTGAATGTCTTACCTCAAATGTTGTATTATGTatgctaatttttttgttggtatcTTATTTTCTGCTTTTGACGTCTAattattgttttctttcaatGGCAGAAGGGCATTCCATAGCAACCGTTTCACTGATCGGACGATCAAGCTGTGGTCTAGCAGTAGCCATGAGAAGGAACAGGCTATGGATGTGGACTAGGTTGCCAAAGATGATAAAATGTTGCTAAAGatgataattttgttttctttaatctCTCAAATTCAACCTGCTCTTCTTTAACCAAGCTCTGATACAAGCTGTGTTAGCTGGATATCCCAAGAAGTAAGAAACTTAAAAGATGAGTTCTAAGAAGTTGTCGAGCATGCCTCAAGTACAAGAAGTTTCTACCaatgtttcattttcttgtgCTTAGCCATCTAGCAACTGCCTCAGCTGACTTGACTGCAAAGCTGTGGAATGCTTTGAAGGGTCTGTCCTGAAGAAATGAGGGCCAGCCTGACTGTGACGACTACCATCCATCGGGGAAGACTTGGGGTTGGGGTTTGCCCacaagggttttttttattttttattttttttatggtcaAAATGACGGACCATTGGCAGCATCCATCTTGTGGTCTTGTCAAGGCAATTAGACACttggttctttttcttttggctttcCTTTAAATTAGTTTGAAGTAAATTCCATCGATCTAATCTATTAACATATTTTGAGTTTAGAGCATGCAATTTTCACGGGCATTTTGAATAGTATATATTTGAGCATGTGATTCTTTTGGAGGAAAACgtggttcttttctttttgcctaAATTCAGGATGTGACATTATTATGAATACGTACATTGTGTGTATGTGTAGGGGTAAACTTAGGTTGGTTTCTCAGATCAAGTCCATTAGGAActacttaaaattaaaaaacccaaattaaaattagGTTGAAGATCAATACTAATCAAATCAGACAATCTTAAcgagttttaatattttatctaaATTTTCATTCACTACAAAAACCTAATGAATTTTGGGCGGTTTTTGGTAAATATGAATTAAAGTCATCATTTCCATTCAAACTTCTATGCATTTACCATTTGGAGTGTTATAAGAGATGTATTCAATATTGAGTTCCGATGTCATAATTGTTAACATGATAATTTCTCAAAGAGACCTAACGAAGCAAAGATTTGACCATACATGTAAAACTTGTTCTCTGAATCACATGTATATCAATGTCTTGTGGGCATCCATACGGTAATTCATGAAGGTACAGCAGCTCATCCGATTGAAGATAGCGTGGAATCGCCAATGGCCGACTCAAGCATTGCTGTTGTGTAGCAAATCAGTGAAGTGGTGGTTTATGCATTCACTCTCAACAACTAGCTAAAATATTGATCatacaaacaaatcattctcaaCAGGGTACATGCTAATCAGAAAACGATCCGATTTATTATTGGACCGACTGCTCTTTTAGGTTTCTAACAACCACAAATGTTCCAAAATTTGATCCTCTAGTCAATTGTTAATGCACCACAAACTTTGTCATATAGCAAAGCACTACAAGATAGCATCCCTAGGCCTATGCCGGAGGAGTTGGCAGACTCCAAAATAACTATATAGAAAAGCAACAGAGTTTCAGAACAATTGTGTAATTTTGGATGTTGGCATATGTAAAGACCTACATTTCACATCACCTACAGCTGCATACGCCCAAAAATAAAGAGGTCAAATTTTCttcatatattttcaaaaagagATGCATCATTCATCGTCTTTAGTCCTTAATTTTAAACCAGAACACTATATGAAGTAGTCATCAATAATCATCTAACAAAAGTGTGTTCGTGAAACAAGAGAAATGTCAACAGTAACATGGTCTTTAACTGTCTTCGCTTTCCAGCAAGATAAATTCAGCCAATTAGTCCTCTCCTCTTGAAGGACCACGACATAAAAATAACTGTAAATTAATCTCACAAGTGTAATGTCATTCAGCATGATCTCCAAAAATGTCAAAACTGCTAGGGATTTGTGTTTCGGGTGAAAGACTTGCTCCagtaattttggtattttaatcaCTCTTAACAGCAGAGGGTCATATCTGCAAAATACCCTAGCAAGTAAGCAAAACTCCCAGATGATAATTAATATAACCAGAAGATCATTTCTTTGATGTTGCCACCTCATTTGTACCAACCGGCGAGGAAATACCTCAGCACGAAACAGAGGCAGCACGCAATGGCCCGTGGAAAATAGATACAATTGTGCTAATGAGCCATCTTCACAAATCAAATACCCATTCACACACACAGACATGCAAGGGATACCAGTGGACTGTCTCATGTGATGCATGCTTTTAACAGAATGGAACCAGGTAAGAGTAACACCACGATCTGAAGAGTTCTCATTAGAAACatataatgctaaaaatcaccTGGACAACAAGAAGAACAGTGCAAAGTGACTTTTCGGACATCTTTCCAAGTATTCTCAAAGTGAAATTAACAAGTGTCCCATCATTTGTCCCAGTCAGTAGTCCACTCTTAGAATCGAACCTGATCAGTTAAAAAGATATGGCCGATATTACTGGAAAAAGTTTCACATACACTGACAGTTTGTAGAGAATGAATCTGAAGGACACAGAAAGCTACCTAGGCAGGCGATGCCGTGCACATGGAACCAACCCAGAAAGCTGAGAAAAAAATAACGCAATTTAGATGCCTTGACCAGCAGAGTTCTAAATTATGCGccttatttttccctttttggtGGGGCGTGGAGGCGAAAGTTTATTAGACCAAACCTGGGGGAGTGATAAGAGGAAGTTCAAAACTTGAGGAGCAAAGAAAATCAGGAGTGTTTCACTGCAACAAagatttcaaaatgaaaaaaggaaaaccattATTAGGCAAAGTATTAGCATAGTGATACAAGTAATCTTCAAGCTTACTAAACTTGAATTTgatcatgttgattaactctaCAAAACTGGCAGTGATCCAGCAGAAATGTTAATGGGAGAAGAATGTAGGTTTAACTCAAAACTTATCAACGCAAagtttgaaattcaaaattccagATTGCATGTATGTTGAAAACGGGCTCCAAACTGATCCAGAACTATTCGGAAACGTCAAACCGATTTTCCCAACGCATGAACCATGATTTTTCCATGCAGAAACAAGTCCCCAATTATTTTTAGAACTCCTCTCagacataattattaaaaatcataATTAGACGGTCCATGCAGGAATTTCAGTATGATCTTTCTCACCAATTGCAGCTAAGGCAGAGTACCTAAGGTCCAATTCCTTAACCACAATTTTCTCTAGCATGAATAAAGATTTTAACTTCAAAGCCCCACTAAGTAGGAAGGGTCCTGGGAAACTGAGAGGAAAAGACATACTTGCTGCTACTGAAGATATAAGTTATTAGTAGAAATTAAAAACTGCAACCCACACTGTTTCttagtttttctgtttttcctaCTACTGCATAATTTAAGATAAGAGAGCAACATCATGCTGGTggagaaaaacaagaaagaaaaagaaaaagagagaagattcCAACTTTCAGAAGCACCTATAAGAGAATGTAAGTTAACACACCTAAAATGGCCTATAATCCCGACTACAGCCATAGTCGTCCCAGCAAAATAGGTGTAGGTATCTCCAACAAAAACTGAAGAAGGGTACCTATCATAAGCAAGTCAACAAAAAATGTCAAGAAGAATTACTTAAATTTGCAGAAAGAATGATCATAAGAGACTATGCAACAAGATGATGTATCACTACCAGTTAAAAGAAAGTAAAGACAATGATGTCGCAAGTAACGGTTGAACTAAATAAATTGAGAATGCATGGGCCAAAATGTCAAGAAGAATTACTTAAATTTGCAGAAAGAATGATCATAAGAGACTATGCAACAAGATGATGTATCACTACCAGTTAAAAGAAAGTAAAGACAATGATGTCGCAAGTAACGGTTGAACTAAATAAATTGAGAATGCATGGGCCTGCTTTTGCTCAGGACCTGTGGATGCTCCAATTTGCATGATATTGTGTATCATAATTTGCGAATTGCTAAGATGTGTCATTTTCTCTAACAAAGTTAAAATCCAACGGTTTTACAAGCATTTATGCTTACAGCAGATGCAATCACAACAGTTTGTCCAACTTCAAGTCCATTCAAACCAGCATGGATATTTATAGAGTTTGTGCAGAAAACTGCCAAAAGCCCCATATATAGTTTATATATCCATCCTGTGAcatcaaaaaaatattggtAAGACAgactagaaaaataaataactaaacaaTCAAAATAACAACCAGCATTTCAAATGTGGAGAACATTGGCAAAGTCAGGGAGAACCTGCTTAACCCAGTCAAGAAGTAATagcactctttttttttggcacccACCCAAGGCGGTGGCTAAGCATTCATTAAACTCATGCACACAATGTATCTAATTTTAGAAGTTAAGTGCATAATCATGAATGTAATCAAGCAGATTAGCAGTAGATTTTTCATGCTGTCTTTAACACAATTTACTTCTTGTCACACCCTttaacagagagagagagagagagagaattgtgtCTTTCCAAATGACCATACCAGCCCACTAATAGAAGGACCGATCAACcaaatatgtacatatattttttgataagtaatttatATTCATTCAAAGAGCACAGAGACACAACCATAGTACACAAGGAGTATATAAGAGAACCCTTAAATCatagaaaaagaacataattctaaaaattcagaaaaattaaaaacaggCAAATTATTGCATGCCACTCTCCATATATACGGGGATTGTAGCATTGTCTTCTTCATTTCTAGCAATCCATTCTCATGATCTTCAAAGCTCTTTTTGTTCCTctctctccaaagacaccacattaaacacaagtctagtaaatttttttttttttttttgataagtctaGTAAATATAATATTCCAATGATTCCAAGAAAACACTTATTCTTTCATTAATCCCACTTTTCAAGTGGCACACTTGCCATGTGCATCCCAATCATATTATTTTGCACAAGTTCTTCAATAACAAAACACCAATCTACTATCATAATTGAGAAGAATTGTCCAATACTCTTCTTTTCCTAAATTCAATTCATTAAACATCCATTCTAATTGATTGTGTATTCTTTAAGGAATAGCCAAAGAAATGCTATTCCttgtcttatgtggtgtgtATGGagtgaaagaaatgctagatgttttgagaattccTCTAGGTCTTTAAAGGAacttattcatttcttttttttttcactttgtactcttggacggccgcctGGCTAGCTCCGTTAGTAATTAGCTTTTCTgacttcctctttcatttctctccctcttaggcgctctctttttatacttcccgtgtatatgggttgcgcccctctgtgctctttttatatcatcattacttatcaaaaaacaaaaaaagccaaaaCTAGGCTCATAGACAACCATAAACACTTTCCTTCAACAAAAATTAGCCCCACAATAAGAGTAGGCTCATTAGTTAGATGGATGCTACTGGCATGCTTCCATATTTCAGCAAATTCTTCTGATATTGAATAATGAAGAATCTGATGCCTCATCCATTAGGAGGCCCCTTACATGTTCTTTGaacatcttaaaaaaaaaaacgtgctTCAAACTTATAATATAGTTGATACTATGCTTCTTGAGAAAGAACCTAATAACATTGACTGCATCCTTTCTTCTACATGCTAGTTTAAATTGATGGATCTACTTTGGATTCTAACATACTATGCAATTATGTCAAGGCTCAAGTTTACTGATTCATTGAAATTCAagatatatatttcaattaataGCAGCAAGGCACATACttcatgttctttatgccatgcTTGTGATTTACCTGCCACTTACACACTTCTTAGataaaatatgtgaaatttCCATTGAAATAATAACTTCGATCTTTTCCCCTGGCTAGGTACTAACCAAACTTTCTTCCTGAACCTGAATTTGTATAAATGTCAACATTTACATACCCACCAAAATTTGGAAGGACAACCCAAGATATTTAgcacataaaaagaaaagaaaacaactcATGTTTGAATATAAGTTGATGGCAATAtagaaagatagagagagagagaga
Coding sequences within it:
- the LOC132169478 gene encoding uncharacterized protein LOC132169478, yielding SPWLPDTSSCVISLATISTRRVPLEALSEPESLGIVVGIVFLVLAILFQYFNFTSDSNWLVEYNAALASIYFMTLIGFVDDVLDIPWRVKLLLPSFVALPLLMAYAGHTTIIIPKPLIPYVGLEILDLGWIYKLYMGLLAVFCTNSINIHAGLNGLEVGQTVVIASAKMTHLSNSQIMIHNIMQIGASTGPEQKQAHAFSIYLVQPLLATSLSLLSFNWYPSSVFVGDTYTYFAGTTMAVVGIIGHFSETLLIFFAPQVLNFLLSLPQLSGLVPCARHRLPRFDSKSGLLTGTNDGTLVNFTLRILGKMSEKSLCTVLLVVQQCLSRPLAIPRYLQSDELLYLHELPYGCPQDIDIHVIQRTSFTCMVKSLLR